One genomic segment of Candidatus Fusobacterium pullicola includes these proteins:
- a CDS encoding DUF2156 domain-containing protein, which yields MEWKVLEVQDKKIIDKYTKERFNTCDYNFTNQILWSIGEKTRYKIEEDILYLKGIYEEEEYYYMPIPKNEEIETISRWKEGIKNIIQNEKMRIILVPEYWKNILEDEFYLEERRESFDYIYSSEDLGTLKGRKYSKKKNRINNFKKLYNYTYEKINEKNVNEVIEFQKNWCKNRECYLSAVLNNENLGIINLLNNFKELEFMGAILRVEGEIIAYSLGEILNSEYGVIHIEKGLNEYIGSYQLINHLFAQNEFSNCKYINREDDFGDKGLREAKESYHPIFLLKKYEIVGIK from the coding sequence ATGGAATGGAAAGTTCTTGAAGTTCAAGATAAAAAGATAATTGATAAGTATACAAAGGAAAGATTTAATACTTGTGATTATAATTTTACAAATCAAATTTTATGGAGTATAGGTGAGAAAACAAGATATAAGATAGAAGAGGATATACTGTATTTAAAAGGTATTTATGAGGAAGAGGAGTATTATTATATGCCGATTCCTAAAAATGAAGAGATAGAAACTATATCTAGGTGGAAAGAGGGAATAAAGAATATAATTCAAAATGAAAAAATGAGAATTATTTTAGTACCTGAGTATTGGAAAAATATATTAGAAGATGAATTTTATTTAGAAGAGAGAAGAGAAAGTTTTGATTATATTTATAGTTCTGAGGATCTAGGAACCTTAAAGGGGAGAAAATATTCTAAGAAAAAAAATAGAATTAATAATTTTAAGAAATTATATAATTATACATATGAAAAAATAAATGAAAAAAATGTGAATGAGGTTATAGAGTTTCAAAAAAATTGGTGTAAAAATAGAGAGTGTTATCTTTCAGCTGTATTAAATAATGAAAATTTAGGGATAATAAATTTATTAAACAATTTTAAAGAGTTAGAGTTTATGGGGGCTATTTTAAGAGTAGAGGGAGAGATAATTGCATATTCACTAGGAGAGATATTGAATAGTGAATATGGAGTGATACATATTGAAAAGGGGCTTAATGAATATATTGGAAGTTATCAATTAATAAATCATCTTTTTGCTCAAAATGAGTTTTCAAATTGTAAGTATATTAATCGTGAAGATGATTTTGGAGATAAAGGATTAAGAGAAGCAAAAGAATCTTATCATCCAATTTTCTTATTAAAAAAATATGAGATAGTTGGAATAAAATAG
- a CDS encoding DUF4163 domain-containing protein, which translates to MRRVLFLLITFLIFILSGCDGEKISISNKIEVISSDYQGEGRYYKYDIKIPQIKDESSEDFTYFNLTMQENMRYIIENLATKENDGGIQEAYISFTNNENSFGVLSISVLTNIYTGGAHFENNLECYNLNLKDKTILALDKIFKEEAVEYFNMKINDIIKSGAKVYNTKGGQVIFFDNAEANINNAVLSFEGDNVVFTFLEYDLSPYSSGMPVFKFNKKEVKKYFN; encoded by the coding sequence ATGAGAAGAGTTCTTTTTTTATTAATAACTTTTTTAATATTTATATTAAGTGGTTGTGATGGTGAAAAAATATCAATATCAAATAAAATAGAAGTAATTTCATCTGATTATCAGGGAGAGGGTAGATATTATAAGTATGATATAAAGATACCTCAAATTAAAGATGAATCTAGTGAAGATTTTACATACTTTAATTTAACTATGCAGGAGAATATGAGATATATAATTGAAAATCTTGCTACAAAAGAGAATGATGGTGGGATACAGGAGGCTTATATCTCTTTTACTAATAATGAAAATAGTTTTGGAGTTTTATCAATATCTGTTTTAACAAATATATATACTGGTGGAGCTCACTTTGAAAACAATTTAGAGTGCTATAATTTAAATTTAAAGGATAAAACAATTTTAGCTTTAGATAAAATTTTCAAAGAGGAAGCAGTCGAATATTTTAATATGAAAATAAATGATATAATAAAAAGTGGAGCTAAAGTATATAATACTAAGGGTGGACAAGTTATATTTTTTGATAATGCAGAGGCTAATATTAATAATGCTGTATTATCTTTTGAAGGGGATAACGTAGTTTTTACATTTTTAGAGTATGATTTATCACCATATTCTAGTGGAATGCCAGTATTTAAATTTAATAAAAAAGAGGTTAAAAAGTATTTTAATTAG
- a CDS encoding DUF896 domain-containing protein encodes MEMKDIIAKVNYFSKLARERELTEAEKEEREKYRKLYLEQFKAQVRGHLDRIKIVDGEVENNGNNKIKII; translated from the coding sequence ATGGAAATGAAAGATATTATTGCTAAAGTTAACTATTTTTCAAAACTTGCAAGGGAAAGAGAGTTAACAGAGGCTGAAAAAGAAGAGAGAGAAAAATATAGAAAACTTTATTTAGAACAGTTTAAGGCTCAAGTAAGAGGACATCTAGATAGAATTAAAATTGTAGATGGAGAAGTTGAAAATAACGGTAATAATAAGATTAAGATAATATAA